In the Grimontia kaedaensis genome, one interval contains:
- the era gene encoding GTPase Era, which yields MTDTHETHHCGFIAIVGRPNVGKSTLLNRLVGQKLSITSRKPQTTRHRIMGVDTRDGYQAVYVDTPGLHIEEKRTINRLMNRAASSSLTDVELVLFLVDGTQWTQDDEMVLNKLKKAELPTVLLINKVDNVKEKGELFPHLQEVSEKMDFIDVVPVSAKHGTNIDVVEKLVRNHLPEGEWYFPEEYVTDRSQRFMASEIIREKLMRFTGDELPYSVTVEIERFDYNPDTDGFEINGLILVERNGQKRMVIGKGGDKIKTIGREARLDMEDLFERKVYLELWVKVKSGWADDERALRSLGYIDDL from the coding sequence ATGACAGACACGCACGAAACGCACCACTGTGGCTTTATTGCCATCGTAGGCCGCCCGAATGTGGGCAAATCGACACTTCTCAACCGTCTGGTTGGGCAGAAGCTGTCTATTACCTCGCGTAAACCACAAACCACCCGCCACCGCATCATGGGTGTTGATACCCGTGACGGTTATCAGGCGGTTTACGTGGACACACCGGGACTGCACATTGAAGAAAAACGCACCATTAACCGTTTGATGAACCGTGCGGCTTCAAGCTCCCTGACTGACGTTGAACTTGTACTGTTCCTGGTGGACGGTACTCAGTGGACGCAAGATGATGAGATGGTACTGAACAAGCTCAAGAAAGCTGAGCTGCCAACCGTACTGCTGATCAACAAAGTCGATAACGTGAAGGAAAAGGGCGAGTTGTTCCCACACCTTCAGGAAGTCAGTGAGAAAATGGACTTCATCGATGTGGTTCCGGTTTCAGCGAAGCATGGCACCAACATTGACGTGGTCGAGAAACTGGTTCGTAACCACCTGCCGGAAGGAGAGTGGTATTTCCCGGAAGAGTATGTGACGGACCGTTCTCAGCGCTTTATGGCGTCTGAAATCATCCGTGAAAAGCTGATGCGTTTCACTGGCGATGAACTGCCATACTCAGTCACCGTGGAAATCGAACGTTTTGATTACAACCCAGACACGGATGGCTTTGAAATCAATGGCCTGATCTTGGTTGAGCGTAACGGCCAGAAGCGTATGGTGATAGGCAAGGGTGGCGACAAAATCAAAACCATCGGCCGTGAAGCCCGTCTCGACATGGAAGATCTTTTCGAGCGCAAGGTCTACCTTGAGCTTTGGGTAAAAGTGAAATCCGGTTGGGCTGATGACGAGCGCGCACTGCGCAGCCTCGGTTACATCGACGACCTTTAA
- the recO gene encoding DNA repair protein RecO produces the protein MEGLQRCFVLHSRPYSETSLILDVFSENHGRVSLMAKGARGKRSPLKGALQPFTPLLMKWSGRGEMHTLRHAEAMGLAIPLSGNALFSGFYLNEILSRVVEPETAYHQLFFDYVNALTDLAQHSNPEPALRCFELALLDSLGYGVDFLHCAGSGEPVDASMTYIFREQQGFVASLMKSNNLTFTGSDLEALATRQFSTAEQLKAAKRFTRLALKPYLGSKPLKSRELFMLRTRKLTQ, from the coding sequence ATGGAAGGCTTGCAGCGCTGCTTTGTTCTGCACTCACGACCCTATAGTGAGACCAGCCTGATTCTGGATGTTTTCAGCGAAAATCACGGGCGCGTCAGTTTGATGGCGAAAGGCGCCCGTGGTAAACGCTCTCCCTTAAAAGGGGCGCTCCAGCCTTTTACTCCTCTCTTGATGAAATGGTCCGGACGCGGCGAAATGCATACCTTGCGTCATGCTGAAGCCATGGGGCTTGCGATCCCGCTTTCAGGCAATGCTCTGTTTTCAGGCTTTTATCTCAATGAGATCTTAAGCCGGGTTGTAGAGCCTGAAACCGCGTACCATCAACTCTTCTTTGACTACGTCAATGCGCTGACTGACCTTGCTCAGCACAGCAATCCTGAGCCAGCGTTACGATGCTTCGAACTCGCCTTGTTGGACTCGCTCGGATACGGGGTCGATTTCCTGCATTGTGCGGGTAGCGGTGAGCCAGTTGATGCATCGATGACGTATATCTTCCGGGAGCAGCAAGGTTTTGTCGCCTCGCTGATGAAAAGCAATAACCTCACTTTTACGGGCAGCGACTTAGAAGCGCTGGCAACAAGACAATTCTCAACGGCAGAACAGTTAAAAGCGGCGAAGCGCTTTACACGCTTGGCCCTCAAGCCTTATCTTGGCTCCAAACCGCTCAAAAGCCGTGAGCTTTTTATGTTAAGAACAAGGAAATTAACGCAATGA
- the pdxJ gene encoding pyridoxine 5'-phosphate synthase has product MNTIYLGVNIDHVATVRNARGTQYPDPVHAADIAERAGADGITVHLREDRRHIKDRDVHILKDTIQTRMNLEMAVTDEMVNIALEVKPAYVCLVPEKREELTTEGGLDVAGQLEKVKAATETLTAAGIKVSLFIDADRAQIDAAKACGAPFIELHTGHYAEATTEEDMQAELKKIAAGASYADDLGIKVNAGHGLTYHNVKPIAGIPEIYELNIGHAIVGRAVFEGLPKAVADMKALMLEARR; this is encoded by the coding sequence ATGAATACCATTTATCTGGGCGTCAATATTGACCACGTCGCGACCGTTCGTAATGCGCGTGGCACCCAATACCCTGATCCTGTCCACGCTGCAGATATTGCAGAACGTGCGGGCGCGGATGGTATTACCGTTCACTTGCGTGAAGACCGTCGCCACATTAAAGACCGTGACGTTCATATTCTGAAAGACACCATCCAGACCCGCATGAACCTGGAAATGGCAGTAACGGATGAGATGGTCAACATCGCGCTGGAAGTGAAGCCGGCTTACGTGTGTCTGGTCCCTGAAAAGCGTGAAGAGCTGACCACCGAAGGCGGTTTAGACGTGGCAGGCCAGCTAGAGAAAGTGAAAGCTGCAACGGAAACGCTGACTGCAGCGGGCATTAAAGTGTCGCTATTCATCGATGCAGACCGTGCGCAAATCGACGCAGCAAAAGCCTGTGGCGCCCCTTTTATCGAGCTGCACACTGGCCATTATGCAGAAGCGACGACTGAAGAAGACATGCAGGCAGAGCTGAAGAAAATTGCAGCGGGAGCAAGTTACGCAGACGATCTGGGTATCAAGGTGAACGCTGGTCACGGCCTGACGTACCACAACGTGAAGCCTATTGCGGGGATTCCAGAGATTTACGAGCTGAACATCGGCCACGCGATTGTAGGCCGCGCGGTATTTGAAGGCCTGCCAAAAGCGGTTGCAGACATGAAAGCGCTGATGCTGGAAGCGCGCCGCTAA
- the acpS gene encoding holo-ACP synthase, with translation MAVVGLGTDIVEIERLEKIIARTGDAFAKRVLTENELETYSSSNFPARFLAKRFAVKEAASKALGTGIACGVTFHDFEVTNDELGKPVVDFSGVARKLADERGVENIFLTIADEKRYAVATVLLETN, from the coding sequence ATGGCTGTGGTTGGCCTTGGCACTGACATCGTAGAAATTGAGCGTCTTGAGAAAATCATTGCGCGCACCGGAGATGCATTTGCTAAACGTGTCCTGACAGAAAACGAGTTGGAAACCTATTCCAGCTCCAACTTCCCGGCTCGCTTTCTTGCCAAGCGCTTCGCAGTGAAAGAAGCTGCTTCAAAAGCGTTAGGGACGGGTATCGCTTGTGGTGTGACGTTCCATGACTTTGAAGTGACGAACGATGAGCTTGGAAAGCCTGTGGTGGATTTCTCCGGTGTAGCGCGAAAGCTTGCCGACGAGCGTGGTGTGGAGAATATTTTCCTCACCATCGCTGATGAGAAACGCTATGCCGTAGCGACCGTGTTGTTAGAGACCAACTAG
- the barA gene encoding two-component sensor histidine kinase BarA, with translation MTKYGLRARVITLTLAPTLIIGILLSAYFIKNRYQELEQQLAVAGQAIIEPLAIASEIGLANESRENVRRLIGHTHRQHSEYIRSIAVFSSQNDLFVTSNYHRNLDLLAVPLGQPLPERLEVIHLKDALLLRAPIRAIASFNNPLVQEQPIGYITMEMDLSTVKLKQYQEIISAGVVLILGLILSCFFAYRLLQDVEMPINQMISMIDRIRRGHLDVRIEGKLLGELDTLKNGINAMAISLSEYHLEMQQSIDQATSDLRETLEQLEIQNVELDIAKKNAQEAARVKSEFLANMSHELRTPLNGVIGFTRQMLKTQLSSSQQDYLQTIEKSANNLLTIINDILDFSKLEAGKLLLENIPFDFEDSLDEVMRLLAPMAHEKGLELNLRIDPRIPAGVIGDPLRIQQVLTNLIGNATKFTERGHISVSVELKQQRDERLELQFVIRDTGIGISERQQSQLFQAFRQADASISRRYGGTGLGLVITQKLVQQMGGDIGFSSRLHQGSTFWFSMSLIQTDLPLVHPIDAEALQGQSLMLIEPDHESRLMMRERLAHLDIALNDYAELPETSDRVSSVLICVDAVDVPERDALIAMAKQAEAFSERVIFCLPTTELPLSEALLASGVAACLAKPLSVRKLIEQLQGEQQSLALLPPAVEVHTDKAPLTVMAVDDNPANLKLITALLKERVTNVYMASDGKAALACAQKQRFDLILMDIQMPEMDGVTACQEIRKTPLNQHTPVIAVTAHAMTGERERLLNEGMDDYLTKPIEEHILEQVLHHWTHPHSGETQPNSPLITPNKLGETLSIDWSLAMKQAAGKEDLARDMLQMLVRSFDEVEEKVHLALKDSQTDLSAVIHKLHGSCAYSGVPRLKNLCHELETQLKKGATVEDIEPELFELLDEIQNIREQSPHYLGISN, from the coding sequence ATGACCAAATACGGACTTCGCGCCAGAGTAATCACCCTAACCCTTGCCCCGACGCTTATCATCGGCATATTGCTGAGCGCCTATTTTATCAAAAACCGCTATCAGGAACTGGAACAACAGCTTGCTGTAGCCGGACAGGCGATTATCGAACCCTTGGCAATCGCCAGTGAAATTGGCCTTGCCAATGAAAGCCGGGAAAATGTGCGGCGCCTCATTGGGCACACGCACCGTCAGCACAGTGAATACATCCGAAGCATCGCAGTGTTCTCCAGCCAGAACGATCTATTTGTAACCTCGAACTATCACCGTAACCTCGATTTATTGGCCGTGCCCCTTGGGCAACCCTTACCTGAGCGACTGGAAGTCATCCACCTTAAAGATGCGCTGCTACTCCGCGCGCCAATCCGAGCAATAGCGAGTTTTAACAACCCACTGGTACAAGAGCAGCCAATTGGCTACATCACCATGGAGATGGATCTTTCGACGGTGAAGCTCAAGCAATATCAGGAGATCATCTCCGCCGGTGTAGTGTTGATTCTTGGTTTGATTCTTTCCTGTTTTTTCGCCTATCGGCTTTTGCAAGATGTCGAAATGCCGATCAACCAGATGATAAGCATGATTGACAGAATCCGTCGCGGGCATCTCGATGTTCGGATTGAGGGCAAATTATTGGGTGAGTTAGACACCCTGAAAAACGGGATCAACGCGATGGCCATTTCGCTGTCGGAATATCACCTTGAGATGCAACAAAGTATCGACCAGGCCACGTCCGATTTACGTGAGACCTTAGAGCAGCTGGAAATCCAGAACGTTGAACTCGATATCGCCAAGAAAAACGCGCAGGAAGCGGCGCGGGTGAAGTCAGAATTCCTCGCCAACATGTCCCATGAGCTCAGAACACCACTGAATGGTGTCATTGGCTTTACCCGTCAGATGCTGAAAACCCAGCTTTCCAGCAGCCAACAGGATTATCTGCAGACCATTGAAAAATCGGCCAACAACCTGCTGACCATCATTAACGACATTCTGGACTTCTCCAAACTCGAAGCCGGCAAACTACTTTTAGAAAATATTCCGTTTGATTTTGAGGACTCGCTGGATGAAGTGATGCGTCTGCTCGCGCCAATGGCGCACGAAAAAGGCCTTGAGCTCAACCTTCGAATCGACCCTCGCATTCCAGCCGGTGTGATTGGCGACCCGCTTCGCATCCAGCAAGTGCTCACTAACCTGATTGGTAATGCCACAAAATTCACTGAGCGTGGCCATATCAGCGTTAGCGTAGAGCTCAAACAACAACGAGATGAGCGTTTGGAGCTTCAGTTTGTCATCCGTGATACCGGTATCGGCATTTCTGAGCGTCAGCAGTCGCAGCTGTTTCAGGCTTTCCGTCAAGCAGATGCCAGCATCAGTCGTCGTTATGGTGGTACTGGCCTTGGCCTGGTGATCACCCAGAAGCTCGTCCAGCAAATGGGTGGCGATATTGGCTTCTCCAGCCGTCTACACCAAGGGTCAACTTTCTGGTTCAGCATGTCTTTGATCCAAACTGACCTGCCACTGGTGCACCCTATTGATGCCGAAGCTCTACAAGGGCAATCACTGATGCTGATTGAACCCGACCATGAAAGCCGACTGATGATGCGCGAACGTCTGGCGCATCTTGATATTGCATTAAACGATTATGCAGAGTTGCCAGAAACTTCAGATCGCGTCTCCTCTGTGCTGATTTGTGTCGATGCCGTCGATGTACCGGAAAGGGACGCATTGATAGCTATGGCAAAACAGGCTGAAGCCTTCAGCGAGCGGGTCATCTTCTGTTTGCCCACCACAGAGCTTCCCCTATCAGAAGCGCTGCTTGCGTCCGGTGTGGCAGCTTGCCTTGCCAAACCTTTATCAGTGAGAAAACTCATTGAGCAATTGCAGGGCGAGCAACAGTCCCTTGCTCTGCTTCCACCAGCGGTTGAAGTCCATACCGACAAAGCGCCACTTACTGTGATGGCAGTGGATGACAACCCTGCCAACCTCAAACTCATCACCGCCTTGTTGAAAGAGCGCGTGACCAATGTGTATATGGCATCAGATGGTAAAGCAGCTCTCGCCTGCGCACAGAAGCAACGTTTCGATCTCATCCTGATGGATATCCAAATGCCAGAAATGGACGGTGTGACAGCTTGTCAGGAAATTCGTAAAACACCCCTAAACCAGCACACTCCAGTTATCGCCGTGACTGCACATGCCATGACAGGTGAGCGAGAGCGCTTGCTCAATGAAGGGATGGACGACTATCTGACTAAACCAATTGAGGAGCATATTCTCGAGCAGGTACTGCATCACTGGACCCACCCACACAGTGGCGAAACCCAGCCAAACTCGCCGCTTATCACGCCAAACAAGCTGGGAGAAACGCTCAGCATTGACTGGTCATTGGCAATGAAGCAAGCAGCAGGCAAAGAGGATTTGGCAAGGGATATGTTGCAGATGCTGGTTCGCTCTTTTGATGAAGTCGAAGAGAAAGTTCATCTGGCGTTGAAAGACAGCCAAACAGACTTAAGTGCCGTCATACACAAGCTACACGGCAGCTGCGCCTACAGCGGTGTACCAAGGCTCAAGAACCTTTGTCATGAACTGGAAACCCAGCTTAAAAAAGGCGCAACGGTCGAAGACATCGAGCCAGAGCTTTTTGAATTGTTGGATGAAATTCAGAACATTCGGGAGCAATCCCCCCATTATCTGGGTATCAGTAATTAA
- the rlmD gene encoding 23S rRNA (uracil(1939)-C(5))-methyltransferase RlmD: MARFFKPQKKKTLDTKHKAMTIARLDHQGDGVAFDGKKPVFVAGALPGEEVLLQLTEDKRQFARARLIKVTKPSAERIKPFCQHYRTCGGCNLQHLGHQAQIDAKQETLSQLMKKFASAELEQDAPVMSKEKGYRRRARLSVKVSKSGGLEMGFRQRSANDIVTVTDCPVLDAELNALLPDVYSLLDGLRGRRIIGHIELVASNQGRVLLVRAIKPLHEDDQATLKRFAEQHGLIYYLQQADEVVQRVIGEQPNYTLGDLTLAFEPQDFIQVNADINEKMIAQALDWLSLTDDDAVLDLFCGLGNFSLPLAAKVKTVVGIEGVEEMVLRASDNAMRNQQGNARFYHANLELDAAETVWGRESYNKILLDPARAGALGVMPYVAQSGAEQVVYVSCNPATLARDSQALLENGYQLVRLGMLDMFPHTGHLESMALFVKD, translated from the coding sequence ATGGCGCGTTTTTTTAAGCCACAGAAGAAAAAGACTCTTGATACTAAGCACAAGGCGATGACTATCGCCCGTCTCGACCATCAGGGGGATGGCGTGGCGTTTGACGGCAAAAAGCCGGTGTTTGTTGCTGGCGCTTTACCGGGTGAGGAGGTATTGCTGCAGCTTACGGAAGATAAACGTCAGTTTGCCCGTGCCCGTCTTATCAAAGTCACCAAACCGAGTGCTGAGCGCATCAAACCGTTTTGCCAGCATTACCGTACCTGCGGCGGCTGTAACCTCCAGCACTTGGGCCATCAAGCCCAGATTGATGCCAAGCAGGAAACGTTGTCCCAATTGATGAAGAAATTTGCGTCAGCGGAGCTTGAGCAAGACGCGCCGGTAATGTCTAAAGAAAAGGGTTACCGCCGTCGCGCACGTCTGAGTGTCAAAGTGAGTAAAAGTGGCGGGCTTGAAATGGGATTCCGTCAACGCAGTGCCAATGACATTGTGACCGTCACAGACTGTCCAGTGCTTGATGCAGAGTTGAATGCGCTATTGCCGGATGTTTATAGCTTGCTGGATGGTCTTCGTGGACGTCGTATCATTGGTCATATTGAGCTGGTGGCCTCCAATCAAGGTCGCGTGCTTTTGGTTCGTGCTATCAAACCGTTGCACGAAGACGATCAGGCAACGCTGAAACGCTTTGCAGAACAACACGGTTTGATTTATTACCTGCAACAAGCCGATGAGGTCGTGCAGCGTGTTATTGGTGAGCAGCCCAATTACACACTTGGCGATCTGACGTTGGCCTTTGAGCCGCAGGACTTTATTCAGGTTAATGCGGATATCAATGAAAAGATGATTGCACAGGCGCTGGATTGGCTCTCGTTAACAGACGACGATGCGGTGCTCGATCTTTTCTGTGGTCTGGGCAACTTCAGCTTACCGCTGGCTGCGAAAGTAAAAACGGTCGTCGGCATTGAGGGCGTGGAAGAGATGGTGCTGCGCGCGTCAGACAATGCGATGCGTAATCAGCAAGGCAATGCGCGTTTCTATCATGCCAATCTGGAACTGGATGCAGCTGAAACTGTCTGGGGACGTGAAAGCTACAACAAAATTTTGCTCGATCCGGCGCGTGCTGGTGCTTTAGGGGTTATGCCTTATGTGGCACAATCTGGAGCTGAGCAGGTAGTGTATGTTTCCTGCAACCCGGCAACATTAGCACGTGACAGTCAGGCGCTTTTGGAAAACGGGTATCAATTGGTTAGGTTGGGCATGTTGGACATGTTCCCACATACAGGGCACTTGGAGTCGATGGCGCTGTTTGTCAAAGATTGA
- the relA gene encoding GTP diphosphokinase — translation MVAIRGAHLNDNKEFLLERWVEGLAQEAAVSQALTKAYHHCQTLGDEQTLAQPLWCGREMIEILVTLSMDKETLLAALLFPMVEYDVLSNELLKEHYGNNIAKLVEGVQEMAAIRHLNANSEEATSTQVDNVRRMLLSMVDDFRCVVIKLAERITYLREVKNESDEVRQAVAKECANIYAPLANRLGIGQLKWEIEDYAFRYQHSLTYKQIAKQLAERRIDREQYIDTFVSDLQSAMENSNINAQVYGRPKHIYSIWRKMQKKGLEFDELFDVRAVRIIADQLQDCYAALGAVHTKYRHLPKEFDDYVANPKPNGYQSIHTVVLGPEGKTVEIQIRTKQMHDDAELGVAAHWKYKEGSSAGRSGYDEKITWLRKLLAWQEEMSDSGEMLDELRSQVFDDRVYAFTPKGDVVDLPIGATPLDFAYHIHSEVGHRCIGAKVEGRIVPFTYHLNMGDQVEIITQKEPNPSRDWLNPSLGFVTSGRARAKINAWFRKQAREKNVEAGKEILDAELAKIGAASKDATLAMKRFNVNSLDEVYAGVGSGDLRINQVVNYINSVVNKLTKEQEDEQLRAKLEQAETQTTTKRPRRDAVVVEGVDNLMTHLARCCQPIPGDEIEGYVTQGRGISVHRADCEQLAELRHHAPERLIDTVWGGGYIGNYQITVRVSASERSGLIKDLTNVLLNEKAKVSGMQSRVDYKQQMSIMDFDLELSDLEVLSRVISRLEQVKDVHQAKRLR, via the coding sequence ATGGTCGCAATTCGTGGCGCGCACCTAAACGACAATAAAGAATTTTTGCTTGAACGCTGGGTAGAAGGTCTTGCCCAGGAGGCTGCCGTATCTCAGGCTTTAACCAAAGCCTATCATCATTGCCAGACACTGGGCGATGAGCAAACGCTCGCACAGCCTCTTTGGTGTGGTCGAGAGATGATTGAAATCCTTGTCACCTTGAGTATGGACAAGGAAACCCTGTTGGCCGCGCTGCTCTTCCCTATGGTGGAATATGACGTGCTCAGCAATGAGTTGCTCAAAGAGCACTACGGTAACAATATCGCTAAGCTGGTGGAAGGGGTTCAGGAAATGGCGGCAATTCGCCATCTTAACGCCAACAGTGAAGAAGCGACGTCTACGCAAGTGGATAATGTGCGTCGTATGTTGCTCTCCATGGTGGATGACTTCCGTTGTGTGGTCATCAAACTGGCTGAACGCATTACCTACCTGCGTGAAGTGAAAAACGAGTCTGACGAAGTGCGTCAGGCTGTTGCAAAAGAGTGTGCAAACATCTACGCACCGCTTGCTAACCGCTTAGGTATTGGTCAGTTAAAGTGGGAAATCGAAGATTACGCGTTCCGTTATCAGCACTCGCTGACCTACAAGCAAATCGCCAAACAACTAGCAGAACGCCGTATTGACCGTGAGCAGTACATCGACACCTTTGTGTCCGATCTACAAAGCGCGATGGAAAATTCCAACATCAACGCACAGGTCTATGGTCGACCAAAACATATCTACAGCATCTGGCGTAAGATGCAGAAAAAAGGCTTGGAATTTGACGAGCTGTTTGATGTTCGTGCTGTGCGTATCATCGCTGATCAGCTTCAAGACTGTTATGCCGCGCTGGGTGCCGTTCACACCAAATACCGCCATCTGCCGAAAGAGTTCGATGACTACGTTGCGAATCCGAAACCGAACGGTTACCAATCTATTCACACTGTCGTATTGGGACCGGAAGGCAAAACGGTAGAAATCCAAATCCGTACCAAGCAGATGCACGATGATGCAGAGCTTGGCGTTGCGGCGCACTGGAAATACAAAGAAGGTTCTTCTGCTGGCCGCAGTGGTTACGATGAGAAGATCACTTGGCTGCGTAAACTGCTGGCTTGGCAAGAAGAGATGTCTGATTCCGGCGAAATGCTGGATGAACTTCGTAGCCAGGTATTTGATGACCGCGTCTACGCCTTTACACCAAAAGGTGATGTGGTTGACCTGCCAATCGGCGCGACACCTCTGGATTTCGCTTACCACATCCACTCTGAAGTGGGTCACCGTTGTATCGGTGCCAAAGTGGAAGGGCGTATCGTACCGTTCACTTATCACCTTAACATGGGCGATCAGGTCGAAATCATTACCCAGAAAGAGCCGAACCCTTCCCGTGACTGGCTGAACCCAAGCCTTGGCTTTGTGACGTCAGGCCGTGCACGCGCCAAGATTAATGCTTGGTTCCGTAAGCAAGCGCGAGAGAAGAACGTCGAGGCTGGTAAAGAAATTCTCGATGCTGAACTCGCGAAGATTGGTGCCGCGAGCAAAGACGCCACGCTCGCTATGAAGCGCTTCAATGTTAACAGCCTTGATGAAGTTTACGCGGGTGTTGGTAGTGGTGATTTGCGCATCAACCAGGTGGTTAACTACATCAACTCTGTGGTCAACAAACTGACCAAAGAACAGGAAGATGAGCAGCTTCGCGCCAAGCTGGAGCAGGCTGAAACGCAGACCACAACCAAGCGACCACGCCGAGATGCTGTTGTCGTTGAAGGCGTGGACAACCTGATGACCCATCTTGCACGATGCTGTCAGCCAATTCCTGGCGACGAAATCGAAGGCTACGTAACGCAAGGTCGCGGTATTTCAGTGCACCGTGCAGACTGTGAGCAATTGGCTGAACTTCGCCACCATGCACCGGAGCGGCTTATCGATACTGTGTGGGGCGGCGGTTATATCGGCAACTATCAAATCACAGTGCGTGTTTCTGCATCCGAGCGAAGTGGTTTGATTAAAGATCTCACCAATGTCTTGCTGAATGAAAAAGCGAAAGTTTCTGGTATGCAAAGCCGGGTCGACTACAAGCAGCAAATGTCCATCATGGACTTTGATCTAGAGCTGAGTGACCTTGAAGTGCTGAGCCGGGTGATCTCCCGCTTGGAGCAAGTCAAAGACGTTCATCAAGCCAAACGGCTTCGCTAA
- the mazG gene encoding nucleoside triphosphate pyrophosphohydrolase, which translates to MKKMSRMQELLEIMATLRDPQNGCDWDKKQTFDSIIPYTIEETFEAVDAIERQEWADVRDELGDLLFQIVFYSQLGKEQGLFEFEDIAGAMCDKLVRRHPHVFGEKDAGGNPLEKADWEGIKAQERAAKAKPDAELSILDDVPTSLPALGRAAKLQKRCARFGFDWDSVGPVAEKVQEELDEVMEEALMVDVDQERVDEEVGDLLFAAVNLARHLGTNPEMALRKANMKFESRFRKIEMKLRDNGKKLQESEPDELENLWQEVKRDEGNKTT; encoded by the coding sequence ATGAAAAAAATGTCGCGAATGCAAGAATTGCTGGAAATTATGGCTACCCTCAGGGATCCGCAAAACGGCTGTGATTGGGACAAGAAGCAAACCTTCGATTCCATAATTCCTTACACCATCGAAGAAACTTTTGAAGCAGTGGATGCGATTGAACGCCAGGAATGGGCAGATGTTCGCGATGAACTGGGCGATCTGCTGTTTCAAATTGTGTTCTATAGTCAACTCGGAAAAGAGCAGGGCCTGTTTGAATTTGAAGACATTGCCGGTGCCATGTGCGACAAGCTGGTGCGTCGCCATCCTCATGTTTTTGGCGAAAAGGATGCTGGTGGCAACCCGCTGGAGAAAGCAGACTGGGAAGGCATAAAAGCGCAGGAACGTGCCGCCAAAGCCAAACCGGATGCAGAGCTCAGTATTTTGGATGATGTACCAACCTCACTTCCGGCGTTAGGCCGTGCAGCGAAATTGCAGAAGCGTTGCGCGAGATTCGGCTTTGATTGGGACTCGGTAGGCCCTGTTGCCGAAAAAGTGCAGGAAGAGCTTGATGAGGTGATGGAAGAAGCCTTGATGGTAGATGTCGACCAAGAACGTGTCGATGAAGAAGTCGGCGATTTACTTTTTGCCGCGGTCAATCTTGCCCGCCACCTTGGCACTAATCCGGAAATGGCGCTTCGAAAAGCGAATATGAAATTCGAAAGTCGCTTTCGTAAAATTGAAATGAAATTACGCGATAATGGTAAAAAATTGCAGGAAAGTGAGCCAGATGAGCTCGAAAATCTCTGGCAAGAAGTAAAGCGTGACGAGGGCAACAAAACGACGTGA